Genomic segment of Methanofollis sp.:
GGAGGCCGCCCGGATCAGAGGATAGTGTGCACATGTTCTGGAACAGGGAAATGGAGACGATTTCAGGGGCAGACCTCGAAGCGTTGCAGCTTTCGCGGCTGAAGTGGACTGTACACCACTCGCAGAACGTCGACTTCTACCGGCGGAAGTTCAGGGACGCCGGCGTCACGCCCGACGACATCACGACCCTCGCCGACGTGGAAAAACTCCCCTTCACCTACAAGAAGGAGTTGCGCGACGCCTACCCCTTCGGCAACATCGCCGTCCCGATGAAACAGGTCGTGCGCATCCACACCACCTCGGGCACGACAGGCAAACCGACCGTCGTCAGTTACACGAGACAGGACCTGGACAACTGGTCTGAACTGATCGCGCGGAACCTCACCATGATCGGCCTGACCGACGAGGACATCTTCCAGAACGCCGTGAACTACGGCCTCTTCACCGGCGGCCTCGGCTTCCACTACGGCGCCGAGAAGATCGGGGCGACCGTGATCCCGAGCGCCACCGGCAACACCAAAAGGCAGATCGAGATGATCCAGGACTTCGGCGTCACCGCGATCCACTGCACCCCCAGCTACGGGATGCACCTCGCCGAGGTCGCCGAGGAGATGGGCGCCACCCTCGACACCCTGCGGATCGGGATCTTCGGCGCCGAACCCTGGTCAGAGAACATGAGAAAGGAACTGGAGGAACGTCTCGGCCTCGAAGCCTTCGACTCGTACGGGATGTCGGAGATGTACGGGCCGGGCGCCGGTTTCGAGTGCCCCGAGCACGACGGCCTCCACATCTGGCACGACTGCTACCTCGCCGAGATCATCGACCCCATCACGGGCGAACGCCTGCCCGACGGCGAGAAGGGCGAACTGGTCGTCACGCCCCTGGTCAAGGAGGCGATGCCCCTGATCCGGTACCGCACCGGCGACATCACCCGCATCATCCCCGAGGACTGCCCCTGCGGCCGCGGCAAAAGAATAGCGCGCATCACCGGCAGGGCCGACGACATGCTCGTCATCAGGGGTATCAACGTCTTCCCGTCCCAGATCGAGCACACCCTCCTCTCCATCCCCGACGTGGGGGACCAGTTCATGGTATATGTGGACAGGATCAACCATCTTGACGAGATGACGATCGAGGTCGAGATCAACAGGAAGAGTTTCAGCGGCGAACTCGCCGACCTCGCCCGCCTCCAGAAGACGGTGGCCGGGGCGATCAAGGAGGCCCTGAACCTCAGGACGACCGTCAGGCTCGTTGAACCGGGCAGCCTGCCCCGCTTTGAGGGGAAGGCCCGCCACGTCGTAGACAGGAGGAATGAGATCTGGTGAGGATGTGGGACCCCCGCGTGGAAGAGATGCCGGCCGGGGAGATGAAAAAACTCCAGTACCGGCTTTTGAAGACGCTCGTCTACCGGTTGTACAGTTTTTCCGACTTCTATCACGCGCGGATGCGGGAGGCCGGCGTCCACCCCGACGATGTCAGGACGCTCGACGACGTCACGAAGCTCCCCTTCATGTACAAGCGGGACCTGCGGGACAACTACCCTGACCGCCTCTTCACCGCGCCGCAGGAGGAACTCGTCCGCTACCATGTCTCGTCAGGGACGACCGGCAAGCCGACGGTCGTCGGCTACACCGCAAACGACCTGGAGAACTGGACGACCTCCCTCGCCCGCTCCTTCACCGCCTGCGGTCTCGGCCGGGGCGACGTGATCCAGGTGAGTTACGGCTACGGCCTCTTCACCGGCGGCCTCGGCATCCACTACGGCGCCGAGAGGGTGGGGGCGACCGTGCTCCCCATGAGCACGGGCAACACCGAGAGGCAGATCGAACTGATGCAGGACCTCCATGTGACGGCGATCGCCTGCACTCCCTCGTACCTCATGCACCTCGGCGAGACGGCCGAGAAGATGGGCGTCTCGATCCCGAAGGACACGGGTCTCCGCCTCGGTATCCTGGGGGCCGAACCCTGGTCCGAGCAGATGCGGAAGAAGATCCAGGAGTCCCTCGGCATCAGGGTCTTCGACATCTACGGCACGAGCGAACTCTCCGGCCCGATGTTCACCGAGTGCGCCGAACAGAACGGCATCCATATCTGGGGGGACATCGCATATCCGGAGATCATCGACCCGGAGACCGGCGAGCAGTTGCCGCCCGGCGAGAAGGGCGAACTGGTGATGACCATCCTGAAAAAGGAGGCATTCCCCCTGATCCGCTACCGCGTCGGGGACATCACGGCCCTCGACGACTCGGTCTGTGCCTGCGGCCGGACGTCGCCGCGGATCATGCGCATCCAGGGCCGCGTCGACGATATGCTCATCGTGCGCGGGATCAATGTCTTCCCGTCGCAGGTCGAACACACGCTCATGGGCATCCCCGAGGTGGTCGGCAGCGCCTTCCTGATCGAGGTGGACCGACGCGGGGCCCTGGACTCCATGCTGGTGCGGGTGGAGATGAGCAAGGAGGCCTTCTCCGACAAGATCACCGACCTGATGAGGGTGCGGGGGAAGGTCGTCCACCAGCTGAAGAGTTCCCTCAATGTGGCGGCCGACGTCGAACTCGTGGCGCCGGGGTCGCTCCCCCGCTTCGAGGGGAAGGCAAAGAGAGTGATTGACCGGAGAGTGTACTGAAGATGGCTGAGAAGAAGTATATCATCAAGCAGGTCTCGATCTTTTCAGAGAACAAGCCCGGCCGCCTTGCGGCGATCGCCCGCGCCCTCGAAGAGGCCGGGATCAATATCCTCGCCTTCTCGATCGCGGAGGCGAACGGCTTCGGCGTCGTGCGGGCGCTCGTGAACAGGCCGGAGAAGGCCCACGACTGTCTCACGAAACTCGGCTTCATGGTCTCCTTCACCGACGTCATCGCCGTCGCCATGCGCGACGAGCCCGGCGGTCTCTACGAGATCGCCCGCATCCTCGGCGACGCGGGGGTCAATATCGAGTACTCGTACGCCTACTCGGGCAAGGATGCGGCTGTGCTCATCCTGCGGGTCGACCAGGTCGAGGAGGGGATCGACAGGATCCTCGCCGCGGGCGGGAAACTGCTCAGCGTAGATCTTTTCCAGTGACGCCCCGCGGGGCGTGGCCCCTCTCTTTTTTACGACGTGACTGAGCGGTTACGGCTGATATCCGCCATCCTGAGATTCATTTAGTCTGAAAATAGATGAAGGGAGACGTTTTCACTTCTTCTCCCACTTATACAGTTCCTGCACCTGCGCGAGGGTGCTCCCGCGTGCGATCTCCTCCCGCACCCGCTCCTCCATCTTCTTCACTTCGAGGGCGCGGCGGGCGATCTCGTAGGCCCGCTCTTTCGGGATGACGACGGCGCCGCTCTCGTCCGCGATGATCCAGTCGCCCGGCCTGACCTGCTGGCCGCAGCAGGCGATCTCGGCGTTGATCTCGCCGAAGCCCTTCGCCTCCCCGGCGTTCGGGACGCAGGCGCGGGCGAAGAGGGGGTACTGCATCGCCCTGATGTCGTCGACGTCGCGGACGGCGCCGTCGATGATGACGCCGCTGACGCCCTGGTTCTGTGCCGAGTGGGTGGCGAGTTCGCCCCAGGGGGCGACATGGGTCCGGCCGTCGTTGTTGATCACCAGGACGTCGCCGGGCCTGCAGAGGTCGATCGCCTCCACGGGTTTGGCCCAGTCGCCCGCGAAGGTCTGGACCGTCACCGCGGGGCCGACGGCCTTCACGCCCCTGGTGAGGGGGACGAGGCCGTTCATCGCACCTTTCCGGTGCATGGCGTCGGTGACGTTCGGGGCCGAGACCTGCATCAGGATCGCCCTGATCTCCTCGTCAGGGGAGGCCCTCTTCGCGGGGGCGAGGGAGGGGTCGTCCAGGGCCGCCCGGATCGTCCGTGCCGATCCCTCGACGTCCCCGGACTTGACGATCCAGCCGCCGACGATGACGATCTCGGCACCGGCACGCACGCACTCGGCCGCGGTCGCGGCGTCGAGGCCGCCGGCCACCGCGAGGGGGAGGGAGACCGACCCGGCAAGGGTGCGGAGGAGGTCGACGGAACTTTTGCCGAGCATCTGCTGGTCGATCCCGACGTGGGCGTTGACGATGTCGACGCCGAGGACTTCGAGTTCCTTCGCCCGCCCCACGGGGTCGGCGACATGGATCAGGTCGGCCATGATCTTCACGCCGTACAGGCGTGCGGCCCGGACGCACTCGGCGATGACCGAGTCGTCGGCGTCGGCGAGGACGCAGACGATGTTCGCCCCGGCCTTGGCCGCCATCTCGACCTCCAGCGTGCCGGTGTCGGCGATCTTCATGTCCGCGACGATCACCTGGTGGGGGAAGGCGCTGCGGAGTTCGCGCACCGCCGCCATCCCCTCGCTCTTGATCAGAGGGGTGCCCACCTCGATCCAGTCGGCGCCGCCCGCGACCGCTTCCCTCGCGATCAGGGCGGCCCGGTGCAGTTCGAGGATATCGAGCGCCACCTGGAGCGTCGGACGTGTCATGCCTGAAAATGGGGGCGCGAAGGTGTTAAGGCTTACTTTCGCCGGGACACGGGAAGCGTCACCAATAAGAGGCAGCCCCGTAAACCAGTAGAAGAGAACACTTCGAGGAATGGTCATGATCAAACTCGTCCTATTACGGCATGGTGAGAGTGTCTGGAACAGGGAAAACCGGTTCACCGGGTGGACCGACGTCGACCTCTCGGAAAAAGGGGTGGAGGAGGCGCACGAGGCTGGCCGCGTCCTGCGGGAGGAGGGCTACACCTTCGACTGCGCCTTCACCTCGGTCCTGAAGAGGGCGATCCGCACACTCTGGATCGTCCTCGACGAGACCGACCTGATGTGGATCCCGGTGACGCGCTCCTGGCGGCTGAACGAGCGCCACTACGGCGCCCTCCAGGGCCTGAACAAGGCCGAGATGGCGGCGAAGTTCGGCGACGAGCAGGTCTTCATCTGGCGGCGGAGTTATGCGACGCAGCCGCCGGCGCTCGAACGGGACGACGAACGCCACCCGGTCCACGACCGCCGGTACGCGGCGATCCCTGAGGCCGCGGCCACCGGGACCGAGTGCCTGAAGGACACGGTCGGGCGTTTCCTCCCGTACTGGGAGGAAGAGATCGTCCCGGCCCTGAAGGCGGGGAAGAGGGTGCTCATCGCCGCCCACGGAAACTCTCTCCGGGCCCTGGTGAAGCACCTCGACGCCATCCCCGACGACGAGATCGCACACCTGAACATCCCGACCGGCATTCCCCTGGTCTACGAACTCGACGACGACCTGAAGCCCCTCCGCCACTACTACCTCGGCGACCCGGCAAAGGTGAAGGCGGCGATCGAGGGCGTCAAGAAGCAGGGGACGGCAAAGAAATAATTTCTCTTTTTTTCGGGTTCTGCCGGAACGCCGCGACAGGTCAAAAAGATCCGGACGTCCCCGACCTCAGTCGGGGGAGGGGTCGCATGAATAGTATAGGATTATCAAAAAAGGGGTCCCGGTGGTGTTCCAGAGATCCCCGCACAAAGGACGTGCCTCACCTATGCCAGCTGGTATTGCCGCTGAATGAGCTGCATCCCCCCGTCCTCAAGGAAGTTGTCCAGGAATATGTTCTGCACAAGTTCCCAGCCCTCCAGTTCCGTCTCCTCCTTTTCGGTCGGGAAGTAGAGCCAGAGGCGTTCTTTTCCCACCCTGAAGAGACAGAACCGCCGGTCGTCCTTGTAGAAGGTGACAAGGCCCTTTCCGGTTCTGTTGAGCGGCGACACCACAGGATCGTACCCCACGGTGAAGGTGATGCCGCTGCCCAGGGCGAGCGTCCGGTCGAAGAGGTCGAGAGCAATTTTCCGGTAGACCGGGCTCTCCGGGAGCTCCACCCTCCCTTCGAAGTCAGATGAGTCGCGCGAGTGGACGCCGGCGTCATAGGCCTCGTAGAAATCGAGCAGACGCTCGATCACATCGGAGAAGGAGTCCCGCACCGTGCCGAGGGCCTTGAGGCGGGCGTACTCCTGTTCCCTGACGCGGACCGTCCTCGTCTCCATCGCCCGTCCGGCCGCGACCTGTTCGATTGCCGATTCAGTCATAGAGTTTTTCCCCCTTGCACCGAAGTGCATCCCCATCTCTGTGCACAAATAATAAAAATGTATCGAAACGTGTGAACAATAAACACGATGCGATCGTCGCGTAATACTCTGGCGGCGGCACAGGGAGAAGAGAGGTCACGACAGGGACGGAAAAAAGGGAGGAGAAACTTTCACCTTTCCCGCCGCCACCGGTCCAGGGCGGCGCAGAAGGCGCGGGCAAAGCGCTCCGTCATGTAGGCATGGCTGTAGCCGGCAAGGACGGCGTGCTCGGAGAGGCCGTCCCGCCCGTCGCCGATGCCTTTGCCGCGGCCAAGGCTGAGGGCGAAGCGGGCGTCGGCCGCCGGGTCGACGGAGGAGTAGTGGAACTCGTGCCCCCGGAAAGAGAGGCCGGCAGGGAGGAGGGGGGATGTGCCGGTGCTCTTTGCCTCCACGTAGCCGAGGGCCTGGAAGCGCGGGTTCATCCGGGCGTCGGCCGGGAGGACGCCGGCCATGGGATAGTCGGCGTCGGAGGAGAGGCGTTCGCAGAGGTAGATGAGGCCGCCGCACTCGGCATAGACGGGCATCCCGTCCGACGCGGCGGCCCCGACCGCCCGCGTGCAGGGGGAGCGGGAGAGGGCCGCCGCGTGGAGTTCGGGGTAGCCGCCGCCGAGGTACAGGCCGTCGACGTCGGGGAGGGGGTCGGCGAGAGGGGAGAAGAAGACCAGGTCGGCGCCGGCCCGCCGCAGGAGGTCGAGGTTGTCCTGGTAGTAGAAGCAGAAGGCGGCGTCCCGCGCCACGCCGAGGCGGACGCGGGGTGAGTCGCCGGCGGCGGCCGGGGCCGGGACGGCCGCAGGGGCCGATGTGGCCGCGGCGATGAGGGCGTCGAGGTCGCAGTGCTCCTCAGAGACCGCACCGAAGGCGGCCATGCTCGCCTCTCCGGCCATCGCAAGGCCGAGGTGGCGGCTGGAGACGGCCTTCGCCTTCTCTGTCGGCACCCAGCCCAGGGCCGGGACAGAGAGTTCTTCCTCGATCATCTGCCTGTGGCGGGGGCTCCCGACCCTGTTGAAGATCACGCCGGCGAAACGCACCGCGGGGTCGAAGGAGGTGTAGCCGCGGACGAGGGCGTGGGCGCTCCGCGACATGCCGCCGACGTCCGCGACGAGGACGACGGGTGCGCCGAGGGCCTTCGCCACGTGCGCGGTGGAGCCGAGGTCGCCGCCCTCCAGGCCGTCGTAGAGTCCCATCACGCCCTCGATGACGGCGATGTCCGCGCCTGCCGATGCCGATGCGAAGGTCCGCACCACGCCGTCCTCCCCCATCATGAAGGGGTCGAGGTTCCTGCAGGGGCGGCCGCAGATCGCGGTGTGGTGCGAGGGGTCGATGAAGTCGGGGCCGACCTTGAAGGGCTGGACGACGAGGCCCCGCGCCCGCAGCGCCGCCATGACGCCGCACGCGAGGGTGGTCTTGCCGCAGCCGGAGTGGGTGCCTGCGATGACGATTGCCGGGATCATGCCGGTGGATCTTGGCGAGGAAGAAAAATGAAGGTATGGTTTTTTCGGCCTCATTCAGGAAAAATGATCTGGTTCATTTAATAAGGGTATCAGATGCTTCTTTGAGCGAAATGACAGAAGAAATCCGCCCCTTATGATTTGTGAGCATTATACCGGAGAAGAATGCAGTTATCGTTTTGACATCATCTGATTCAAGAATGAAATAGAATGTGTGTTCGCTTGGGCAGGAATATGCTCCGTGAATCCTTATGTTCAGTTTCTTTGCCAGGTCATTCATTCCGTCGATCCAGCGCTTGGCTTCAGCATTGAATTCATTCCGTGCAAGACACAACTCGGGAGGATGGACAAGGGTGATCACAAACATCATAACCTCTCACCACCCCCCACCATGCAAATTTTGGATAATAAATATATCGCGTATTTTTTATTCACAGATTTATTTCCCTGGTCGTTTGCACCGAGCAGGGGGGATGGCGAGGGAGGCACGGCGGATCCCTCTTACAATTCTCACGGAAAAAGAGTGAAAAAGATCAGAAATCACTTCAGTTCGTAGAAATTATTCAGATGCGAGCAGAGCGACCGCAGGAACCGCGCCCCGGACAACGACTCATCAGGCTCAGAATAATTCCTGGCCTTCATCTTCTCTTCCTTGTCTGCCAGCAGATAGCAGACCTCAGAATAGACCCGCTCCCGCACCAGTCTTAAACAGGTCTGATGGTAGCGTTCAACATAGGAGGCGTTCTTAAACTCCGGGAAGACCTCGAAGTGCGGTTCGTTATTTCTCACGCTCTTCCGGGACCTTTCGCAATCTTCCAGCAGGAGCAGATACCCCAACCACGGAGACGGCGAGGTCTTGAAGGCACCCTCACGGTAGGCCGTCCAGAGATCATGTGCACTCCCCAGCACTTCCTCAGTCCTGTTGTTGATGTTGTTCCCGAAAGACGGTCCTTTCTGAGACTTCAGTTCAAGAACAGCAACCAGTTCCTTCTTCCCGTCAGGATGGTGTTTGACGACAAGCAGGTCCCACTGTTTTTCCGCACGGAAATATCCCGGAAGGTCCACGTCCCTCTTCCGCGTGCAGATGTCCCCCTCAGGCACACCGATATCCACCAGCAACGTCTGAATGAGCGAGAAGAATTTGTCCATATGCTTCCCGCCCGTCGCCTCCGAACGGATACCCTGATCTTTCGTCCCCCGGTTATTCTGGTCCTCTGCCTGCGACGCCCGCTTATCCCAGAAATACCGCACAGCGTCGGAAAAATAATCGTCCCGTAAAATATCTCGAAGAATTCGGTCATTCACCATGATTCTACCTCAATCAGAACAATCGAGACTGTTTAACCTGATGAATAAACCGATCAATCTCCATTGAGAAATATTTTTCTTCGACCTCGACGCTGATGCTGTTTCTCCCCCACCGTGCCGCAGCAAGGGCGGTCGTGCCGGTGCCCCCGAAGGGATCGAGCACCGTGTCACCGACAAACGAGAACATCCGCACGAGTCTTTCTGCCAGTTCCTGCGGGTAGGGTGCGGGATGGTCGCGGGTCGAGGCCCCTTTGAGGTCCCAGATCTGACGGAACCAGGCTTTTTGATTCTCCTCCGAGATGACCGACAACAGTCTGGCCGCCTGTGTGGGTTTCCTGTAACCGCCCGGTTTTCTCTGGAAGAGAATATATTCGATATCGTTTTTGACAATTGCATTTGGTTCGTAGGGTTTGCCCAGGAACGACCCCGGCGACTTTGCCTCGAAGCAGGCATTCGCGATCTTATACCAGATGATCGGTGCGAGGTTGTCAAAGCCGATCTTCCGGCAGTGCTCCTGGATGGAGGCATGGAGGGGCATGACAAAATGGCGCCCGACCGTTCTCCGGGGAAGACAGACATCGCCGACGACGACGACCAGACGGCCGCCGGGGACGAGGACCCGGTAGATGTGCCGCCAGACACGGTCCAGTTCTTCTAAAAAGAGTTCGTAGTCCTCGATCTGACCGAGTTGTTCATCTTTCTCAGGGTATTTTTTGAGAATCCAGTAGGGGGGCGAGGTGACGACGAGGTGGACGCTCTCGTCAGGGATGCACTCCAGATTCCGGCTGTCTGCGTTGATGAAACGGTGCTGCGTCGGGAGGCTGCCGGAGAGGGCTTCGATCTCTTTCATCAGGGCGGGTGTTTTGGCGATATGGGGAATGGCACGCTGTCCTTGTGCCTCTGCGACTGCAAGAATACCGGGAGGGACGCATGCGTCCAGGGGCTGGTCCAACCGCGATTGATTGACAAAGAAGGTTTTTTCCACGGGGATAGGACCAGATGCCCCTGGCGAGATGGCTCGTGAGATCATGTCTGTGAATTACTATTGATGCCCGGGTTTACATAAATCCCCCTCTCGTAGGGATCCACAGAGAGCAGGGTTTTGAATACGAGAGCAATGCCACCATTTAGGAGAATAAAAGAGCGGTATGGATCGAATAGGTCAACGGACACTTTCACACACCCCGCCATATATTTATCGATGATATTGTATCAGTATTATGTATGCCATACAAATGTGGCGAAAAACCCGGCAAGGGCAGATACGTCTGCCTGTATGACAACGAGGTCGTCCGTCTCGACGACGACACCGACACCCTTCCCCCCTGCCCGCGATGTAAGCGCTGCGAGTACAGGAAGGTCTGACTCTTCACCTACCTTCCTCCCCTTTTTTCGTTACTCCCTATGCAACACACGGCGGGCTGTCGATCATGAAGAGACACCTTGCCACTCACCTCGTCTTCCCGCTCTCTTTCTCCCGCGATGACGGCTCACGCCCGGGATGGTGTCTGGGGAAAAGTCGAACATTTACACCAGGTCTATCGTGTCGATACCTGCGAGGCACAGACACCGTCAATCCCCCCACAACTGACAGAATCGAAATTTGATCGAATTAATTCTCTCAGAAACGACCAGATTTTACCGGAGGTGGAGCGATCAGTATCCGAACCGCCGTTCATAGGCGGTGTGGTCCAGCCACTCGATGATCACCACGATCATTTCCCCGTCGCTGGCCACGGTATAGATCAACCGCCACGAATCGGTCAGGTTGTACTTCCAGAGATTCTGTATCGATGGGTTTTGCCGCCGATATATCTTCGGGATCTGCTTTTTGGGGATCTGGAAACCACAGAAAGCATTCTCAGACAGGGTGTCAAATGCCCGGTCGAGGAGGGCCGACAGGTTCTGATCGTCGGAGCGGCGTGATGCCTTCAGGGTAGTGAAGGCATCCCTGACCGTCTCGTCGGCAAAAAAGATCTTCGCCTTCATCGAATCCGCAGGTCTTCACGGGCCAGATAGTGCCGCGTGAGGTCGGGGTCGAAGATCCAGCAGACCGTGCCCCCGGCATCGATCGCGATCTTGTTCGACTCGAGGAGGTAGTCGATCACTGTCTTGAACGTCTGATACATTGTCTTCCGGGGGAGGCTGGACCACATGGCACGGCGCCGGTATTCGCCGCTGTGCTCCCTGGCGAAGTCTTCGATCATGCGGATGGTCTCCAGGGTCGGGGAGTGTGACGCGGAGCTGGAGGTGGGCATGGGCGATCATTTGATGTATAACTATATATAACAAATGACGGGCGTGTGGCCTTTCTGTTTGTTCCGGGGGCGCTCATCTCCGTTCAATTCGCGCCCATTTCCGCCATTTTTCCCGCCCTTCTCACCCCCAATCCCCGGCACGGTCCCCCTCTCTGGCCCTCATCCTCCCTGAACTGCCATTCTAACCCGGATGAGACGGCACAGTTTCCCGTCGGATCCTCAAAAAACCCCCGAGAAAAGCAGATTCCTGAAAGAAGCCCATACCGCCCGGATCAAAGGGACGGAAAGAGAGAAAGGAGGCCAGAAAAGCGAGATCAGGGAGGGGGTGGTCCTCCCCTCCCGGTGGTCTCCCCTCAGGCGAGGGCCGGCACGCCGTCGGCCCATGCCTCAACCGCCGCGAGGACGGCATCGTCCTCGTAGGACGAGACCCGCACGGAGGTGCGGGTGAAGGCGACGGAGTACACCTCGCCGTTTGCCGCGTGGCACTTGAGGCGGCAGGCATAGGTCTCGCTGTCCGGGTCAGCGACCGGGGAGCCGCCGATGGCGGTTTCCAGTGCAGTGTTGCCGAGGATCTCGGTCTTCGCCGCGTTGAAACCGGCGAGGGTCGGGGCGCGTGCGGCGGCGGTGCCGACGACGCGGCCGAGGGTGTTCTCGTACATGACCCGCGCCGTGTAGGCCTCGCCGGCCTTCTCGACCGGGTCGTGAGAGACGCCCGCTCCCTCCCAGGACGTGCAGCCCCAGGGGTTGTTCGTCAGGATGTTCTCGATGATGCCGTTGAAGGTGGCGGCATCGGCGATCGGTGCGGCGAGTTTCCGCACCGACGTCTTGTTCGTGGTGGACAGGGTAAAGTCTGCCATTGTCTTTTCTCCTGCCTGGAGGTCCCGGGTCCGTCGCAGGCACATCCCAATATTACTACAAGTAATATTAATCTGCCTTAACCGCCATTCAGTCATCAGGAGATGGTGATGGCCGAGAACCTGCGGGAAAAGATCGTCGAGACGAATCGGGACGTGAAGTGGATCTGCCGGACTCTGGCCGAGATGAAAGACCGCGACGCGGAGATGGAGGGGAGGC
This window contains:
- a CDS encoding phenylacetate--CoA ligase family protein produces the protein MFWNREMETISGADLEALQLSRLKWTVHHSQNVDFYRRKFRDAGVTPDDITTLADVEKLPFTYKKELRDAYPFGNIAVPMKQVVRIHTTSGTTGKPTVVSYTRQDLDNWSELIARNLTMIGLTDEDIFQNAVNYGLFTGGLGFHYGAEKIGATVIPSATGNTKRQIEMIQDFGVTAIHCTPSYGMHLAEVAEEMGATLDTLRIGIFGAEPWSENMRKELEERLGLEAFDSYGMSEMYGPGAGFECPEHDGLHIWHDCYLAEIIDPITGERLPDGEKGELVVTPLVKEAMPLIRYRTGDITRIIPEDCPCGRGKRIARITGRADDMLVIRGINVFPSQIEHTLLSIPDVGDQFMVYVDRINHLDEMTIEVEINRKSFSGELADLARLQKTVAGAIKEALNLRTTVRLVEPGSLPRFEGKARHVVDRRNEIW
- a CDS encoding phenylacetate--CoA ligase family protein, producing the protein MRMWDPRVEEMPAGEMKKLQYRLLKTLVYRLYSFSDFYHARMREAGVHPDDVRTLDDVTKLPFMYKRDLRDNYPDRLFTAPQEELVRYHVSSGTTGKPTVVGYTANDLENWTTSLARSFTACGLGRGDVIQVSYGYGLFTGGLGIHYGAERVGATVLPMSTGNTERQIELMQDLHVTAIACTPSYLMHLGETAEKMGVSIPKDTGLRLGILGAEPWSEQMRKKIQESLGIRVFDIYGTSELSGPMFTECAEQNGIHIWGDIAYPEIIDPETGEQLPPGEKGELVMTILKKEAFPLIRYRVGDITALDDSVCACGRTSPRIMRIQGRVDDMLIVRGINVFPSQVEHTLMGIPEVVGSAFLIEVDRRGALDSMLVRVEMSKEAFSDKITDLMRVRGKVVHQLKSSLNVAADVELVAPGSLPRFEGKAKRVIDRRVY
- a CDS encoding ACT domain-containing protein codes for the protein MAEKKYIIKQVSIFSENKPGRLAAIARALEEAGINILAFSIAEANGFGVVRALVNRPEKAHDCLTKLGFMVSFTDVIAVAMRDEPGGLYEIARILGDAGVNIEYSYAYSGKDAAVLILRVDQVEEGIDRILAAGGKLLSVDLFQ
- the hxlA gene encoding 3-hexulose-6-phosphate synthase, translated to MTRPTLQVALDILELHRAALIAREAVAGGADWIEVGTPLIKSEGMAAVRELRSAFPHQVIVADMKIADTGTLEVEMAAKAGANIVCVLADADDSVIAECVRAARLYGVKIMADLIHVADPVGRAKELEVLGVDIVNAHVGIDQQMLGKSSVDLLRTLAGSVSLPLAVAGGLDAATAAECVRAGAEIVIVGGWIVKSGDVEGSARTIRAALDDPSLAPAKRASPDEEIRAILMQVSAPNVTDAMHRKGAMNGLVPLTRGVKAVGPAVTVQTFAGDWAKPVEAIDLCRPGDVLVINNDGRTHVAPWGELATHSAQNQGVSGVIIDGAVRDVDDIRAMQYPLFARACVPNAGEAKGFGEINAEIACCGQQVRPGDWIIADESGAVVIPKERAYEIARRALEVKKMEERVREEIARGSTLAQVQELYKWEKK
- the gpmA gene encoding 2,3-diphosphoglycerate-dependent phosphoglycerate mutase, whose translation is MIKLVLLRHGESVWNRENRFTGWTDVDLSEKGVEEAHEAGRVLREEGYTFDCAFTSVLKRAIRTLWIVLDETDLMWIPVTRSWRLNERHYGALQGLNKAEMAAKFGDEQVFIWRRSYATQPPALERDDERHPVHDRRYAAIPEAAATGTECLKDTVGRFLPYWEEEIVPALKAGKRVLIAAHGNSLRALVKHLDAIPDDEIAHLNIPTGIPLVYELDDDLKPLRHYYLGDPAKVKAAIEGVKKQGTAKK
- a CDS encoding cobyrinate a,c-diamide synthase; the encoded protein is MIPAIVIAGTHSGCGKTTLACGVMAALRARGLVVQPFKVGPDFIDPSHHTAICGRPCRNLDPFMMGEDGVVRTFASASAGADIAVIEGVMGLYDGLEGGDLGSTAHVAKALGAPVVLVADVGGMSRSAHALVRGYTSFDPAVRFAGVIFNRVGSPRHRQMIEEELSVPALGWVPTEKAKAVSSRHLGLAMAGEASMAAFGAVSEEHCDLDALIAAATSAPAAVPAPAAAGDSPRVRLGVARDAAFCFYYQDNLDLLRRAGADLVFFSPLADPLPDVDGLYLGGGYPELHAAALSRSPCTRAVGAAASDGMPVYAECGGLIYLCERLSSDADYPMAGVLPADARMNPRFQALGYVEAKSTGTSPLLPAGLSFRGHEFHYSSVDPAADARFALSLGRGKGIGDGRDGLSEHAVLAGYSHAYMTERFARAFCAALDRWRRER
- a CDS encoding PaeR7I family type II restriction endonuclease, with the translated sequence MVNDRILRDILRDDYFSDAVRYFWDKRASQAEDQNNRGTKDQGIRSEATGGKHMDKFFSLIQTLLVDIGVPEGDICTRKRDVDLPGYFRAEKQWDLLVVKHHPDGKKELVAVLELKSQKGPSFGNNINNRTEEVLGSAHDLWTAYREGAFKTSPSPWLGYLLLLEDCERSRKSVRNNEPHFEVFPEFKNASYVERYHQTCLRLVRERVYSEVCYLLADKEEKMKARNYSEPDESLSGARFLRSLCSHLNNFYELK
- a CDS encoding site-specific DNA-methyltransferase, which translates into the protein MKEIEALSGSLPTQHRFINADSRNLECIPDESVHLVVTSPPYWILKKYPEKDEQLGQIEDYELFLEELDRVWRHIYRVLVPGGRLVVVVGDVCLPRRTVGRHFVMPLHASIQEHCRKIGFDNLAPIIWYKIANACFEAKSPGSFLGKPYEPNAIVKNDIEYILFQRKPGGYRKPTQAARLLSVISEENQKAWFRQIWDLKGASTRDHPAPYPQELAERLVRMFSFVGDTVLDPFGGTGTTALAAARWGRNSISVEVEEKYFSMEIDRFIHQVKQSRLF